ggagtataccattccttctccccgggattgggaacgtaacaagtcattgtcgtttcccccttactccgcagatagcattccttcagggcgcggagataattcctcgatagttgcgatacagaacggctgtgagtattggtggaagagccttcacgactagcaagcacatcatagtataaggaatcacctgacttgtacaacggcatcATAAGACCAGCTTTGAACGCACCAACCgtggtcaacaaatgaaattcatcgaactcatactttgagataagctcataagtaatatcatcctcaggggcatagaaacgaacttcgaaggcttgaagctcatgcttttccttgaaaacctcgagatcaatgtgcttgaacgttacttttttcttactgaCCGAAACGatgcgtatcaatggggcagcctcatcctcctcggcggggccggatgaaccaatgaaagcctcggaagcctttctctttAAAGAAGGATTCTTTGAAGACTCAACCCTCGGAACACTACCTTTGGTATTCTTCCCTCTAAATGAACTTATAGGAGGGGGCGGCAGACGCTCGGGCTCTACAGAACGTAAGGGAGGAACATCAAAACAGACAGCACGGGTCGGTGACTGCGTACTCCTAATACCATCACGCGGACGAGACACCGCGTGATCAACAACTCTTCGAGACCCAGAAGGATTGGTCGAAGGAACCTCctccctagaagatgaggccttcgccccagaagaaactcgacttctacgaacatcatcttgagactctctacgcggaggagatctcgatagaccagaaccaggagtctgataaggaagtcgcggacggtcagacatggctgcgaaaagattaatcataaacaagtcaaaaacaaactcaaggacattaccaacgatcaaaaaaccacataaatagaaatccacacacgataacgcagaaaccctaaaattagcatacatgatcaaaattccataaaatccctACCCTAACAATGGCCTCattgatttaagacgaagaacaggggcaaactagcatgcaagcattgaaagaacttcttcatcacaaacaaggaacaacattagcagaaaatttacaaatcaacatagcgtaaaaccatggaaacaaagaaaagaaaaacttaccagcaaaaacatcagcagaaagaacaaatcagaaataaagaggaggcaagcgtgattaatgctcaatggaaagaatttaagggctgaagaatgaagactgacagagaatttaaggactgaagaatgaagactgacagagaatttaagggctgaagaatgaagactgccagagaatttaagggctgaagaatgaagactgacagagaatttaaaggctgaagaacgaagaactaaaattgagagaatgtttaggaagaatgaaattaattttctttctctccttaatatacccgaaagaaagagaaggaaattaatggaggaatggaaaacgtgcccgttacatgagcagttaatgcacaaataaaagacgtgcccaagtatctaggaaaagttattaggagagatagaagaatatgcaacgaTTGTTTTCTTCAGTGCACccattaaacattcaagcccgaagaaaaggggcaaattgtgtatacatatatctcaccatcagacacgtgtatatagaaaaatacgtggaaagcagGCAGGCCAAGGCATTAAAATACGATgtactacggaacaccaaataaaccccaaggagttactttatctcatcccaaaagaagctaagatcaacggtagAGAGAAATTttgctgacacggacgtgacaggggcagaagacacttttctgacacgagcaggcatctcaaccaccctcattaaacactctgagcagtatacgtgtcgatcaatccgtgggacgagcgaggatgtctctgcgtgatcaagtggcaaacgcagacatctgcgtgatggacacaagacactagaagataaggttccaacagccttcagagatgggtcccacactctaaccctataaataccccttctccaccaGGAGGAAAGGGGGATCGGAAGAAAAGAGGAAGGAAAGGAGATAGAAAGATtacgagtgtaagttaatcctttagaagggaaaatacatgtaaacccaaaagtcattcgactactcttgaaccgtgaagaacatagtgaaacaacaaaccccgtggacgtaggccttagtgctgaaccacgtaaacctcggtcttgtttacatttcagcactttatatctgtctaaccccgtggatctttacttatacgttttgttttctttgtgtttATCTATATCTCGTGCGCAAACACCctgcatggagttgttggatgaggctgtgataaacccgaaggttttgagccaaggaatcaacactaatatatcatcatcacaaattattctatattacgatgattggttgtgagcattctgaTGCCTTCGTGATCAGTGTGTTCACACTCTGGCAAAAGAGAAAGTGGGTATTTGATTCTAGTGTGCATTGTAGTTCCAGTGAACTCATTTCATCCCCAGTGAAGCATGTAAAGAAATATCACTGCACTAATACAGATAATGGTTTATGGATTACGagcaaaaaattaaaagaaatattGCACATCCAATGATCAAATCCCGTACTTATTCTACCTACCGATTCtcttacatttttcttttctgaatcacattttatttatttaaaagaaaaaagtttttgtaagaatacaagtcaaatatcagaagaaAAATTATGAACCCTCCTTGTGGCTTACTTttcttctgatatttgacttgtaTTCTTACAAAAACTTTTTTCCCCTTAAAGTTTTGAATATTAGGCTTAATTTGCTCAAATAGCATCATGTTTTGATTATCAATGTCAGTATTCCACTTGTGGCTTTTGATTACGAACCCTCCTTCATTACTGTCTTTTTGATTTTCCCCTTAAAGTTTTGAATATTAGGCTTAATTTGCTCAAATAACATCACGTTTTTCCGAAACCATAGCTCTTTTAGAATTGCACAGGCAGCAATAATCCAGTATTCTCTAATGAAAGGATTTTTACCTTTTGCATTGCTCCACACCCCTTCTAAGGAATTTTGAATTAAAATATAGAACATATTCATTTCCAAATATCTTTACTTAATTTGCACTCCCACAACAAATGATGCATATTATCTTGGTCTTCTTCATAAATGCAGCACCTTGAATCCAATTCATACCCTCTTTCAACCATTACCGAGTCATCAACATATATTCCTTTAATGATTTTCCAGATGGTGCTTGCTATAGCAGGATGTAAGTATGaattccatatgtatttatagcaGGCAGAGGATGTTCTTTATTTCTCACTAAATTGATTGCAGAGGAAGTTGTGAAATTACCTTTTATTTCACCTTTCCATATTAAGCTATCACCTCCAATACCAATTTCAGGTAAAGTATAAGTTGAAAGCACTTGTTTTATCTTCTCAGGTACATTCCATTTTCCTTTTCAAGAATTAAATCTAACACTTTCATGTTGATGTGAGCTTTAACATATTCAGTGTATCCAACTTCTTATATAAGAGAATAATTACCAACCCAGGAATCAAACCAAATAGATATCTTATGTCCATCTCCAAGACACCATCTTATGTTCTCCTTCAAGTGGTTCCATTCCCATTTTAAAcctagaaaaattgatgaaagttGCCAGTTATTCTTCCATTGATTTTGTCTGTCTTGAAATTTAGCCTTAATAAATAGAGCCCATTCAGCTTAGAATTTATTATTCTCCATAGAATCTTCATCAGTCATACTATATTGAGAACCTCCAACCTTTGTATTCCCAGACCTCCTTCACCATAAGGACTTCCATGAAAGAGTTTTGTATTTTCTAGTTTCACTATCACCAGACCCTAAAAAATTTCTAATTATTCTCTCACAGATTTTGATTACTGGTTTTAACCATTTATAGACTGACATACTATAGATTGGCACACTGCAAAGTACTGACTTTATGAGAACTAATCTATCATTAAATGACAACAATTTTCCTTTTCAAGTAGACAATTTCTTTTTCATTAGCTCCACCATTGGCCATACTGTTGCAATTTTTACTTAGCCAGATTGTGAAATTACTCCCAAGTATTTGTCAGGTAGAGTACTTACTTCCATTTGCATCATTATCTTAATTTGCATTGTCCTTGCTGCAGTTGTTCCATCCACAAAGAGCTTGCTTTTACTTCTGTTTATTACTTCACCTGAGCTTTTCTGGTATTCTTCTAAAAGTTTCATTAGCTtctgaatgtttttttttttgctctattCCAAAAGATAAACatatcatcagcaaagaacaTATGAGAAGGATGAATTCCATTCCTTATTACCATCGGATTTATCTTTCCTTCAGCTACCATTTTACATATGTTTCTACTAAGGACATCTTCCATAAAAACAAAAAGTATTGGAGATAAAGGGTCTCCTTGTCTTAACCCTCTACCTACTGAGAAGAACCCATTTGGTCCACCATTTATCATAACTGAGACTTTTGCAGATTCAAATAGAGTACTTAACCATTTACACCATGTATCTGAGAAACCATATTTGATTAATACCTGAAATAAGAACTTCCATCTCACAGAATCATAAGCTTGGGATATGTCCAATTTGAGTCTAATGTTAcctcctcttcttttcttcttcatttcattgaTCATATCATAAGCTAGAACTattttgtcttgtatatttctcccTTTAATGTAAGTTGCTTGCTGAGGAGACACAAGTTTATTCATAAGACTTGACATTCTTGTTGTGGAGAACTATGTGGATCCATTTCAAATAGAATTTGCTTGATTTCTTCATTAGATGGAACTGCATCCAACATAGCTTGATCATCTGTTGTTATTGCTTTTGGAATTACTTCAAGCAATGAGTCTGAGATATCCACTTCATTAAACTTGAATTTTTCCTCAAAAAAATTGATGAGAATTTCTGCAATTTTCCTTGATATGTGATTATTTCATTGTTACTATTCTCTAATTCATTAATGAAATTTCTAGCTTGCCTTACCTTAAGATTGGTATGAAAGAATCTTGTGTTGGCAGACCCTTCTTTGACCCATTTGGTTCTAGATTTAAGTTTCACCATTGTACTTAACTGCACTTCTTTTGAATTTAAATTGTTTTCAGCTTTCACTAAGTTGTCCAAGAGTTCTTTATTTAGGGGATTAGCATCAGATATCTTCATTGCATCTTGAACTTCTTTTGCAGcttcttttattttctcatttacattaccaaacactttccaATTTCATTCCACTAACACCTTCTTTAGCTTTTTTAATTTTCTCTGAAATACAAATGTTGGATCACATTCTACTTTTTCAGACCAACATTTAATGACTACATCCATAAAGTTAGGATGTTCAATCCGAATTTTCTGAAATTTTTgtggaacattttttggtttaggacgGCTAGTACACCCACCCAAAAATTGAGAATGATCAGATGTTATTCTCATTCCAACTTTATATCCCCACCCTTCATGTTTTTGAAGCCACAAATTATTAAACACTGCCCTGTCAAGATTGCACAAATCCTGCTAGCACCATGCTGGCAATCTGACCAAGTATATTCACATCCTGATTTAGGAGCTTGCTGCAATTCACATTTGTCTAGGCAAGTATTGAACTCAAGCATATTTCTTGTATTAGCAGGCCTTCCTCCATCTTTTTCCCCTGCTGTTGTGATGGCATTAAAGTCACCGATAGCAAGCCAAGGTAGATTTAAACCACTTATCACTTTCATCTCATAccataaaaatcttctttgcaCTGCACCCACATGTGCATAAACTCCATAAACCAGATTGCCTCCAATGTTGACTGTTATCATCTGACTTGACATGGATGCCACATTTGGTGTAGGCAAGTGTTTATTCCAAAATAACCAAATGTTctcttttttatttaaaattgaattatgaatcACCATATTTTGCATCCCTGGTAAattcaacttattgcaaaatgatGCATTACAAATTACTTTCGGTTCTGCTATAAAAACTAATGAAGGTTGAAACTCATTTATTAAAGACCTTAATTTCTCTTGAGCCCTAGGTCTTCTCAGGCCCCTGAGATTGCAAAATAAAACTTTCATTGTAAGGAATGGAGGTCCCTAGTACCTCATTTTCCTTGATTCTTCctaaatttatatttattattaacTTGTTGAGATTTTACCTTGGTTGCTACCTCCTTTGTTGGTCTGCTGTAGTGGATTTTGTATTGGATGATGATTGTTTTTGAATTACTCTAGACCAAGAAGTTGTTGGAACCCTTTCTTCTGACACTGAACCATCTTTGTCATTGATAAATTTGATGACACTTTTCTCCACTGTATGATCTTCAGCAATTTGTTGAATTTTTTCTGGAGTAAGATTTTTATTCTCTTCACTCTGTTGTATATCTATTTCCTCTTAATCACTGTATTAAGAGTTTCAAATCTACCTGAAGAAAGATTAACATGTACACTGTCATCTTTAGGTAATGTAATGTGTTGACTTATTGTTGTAACTGGAGTATAACATATATCAAACTTTACTTGTTCCTTCTGAGCTGCTATTAGAGGTGTTGTAGCAACATTTGAAGTTTTTCCTTTGTCAGTAGTCTGCTCAGGAGAAATTGGCTTAATATTAGTTGTTGCAGCACCTTGATTTGCTTGGTTGTTACTTGATTCTACTTCAGATGATATATTCACCCTGCATTCAGCTTGCACATGGACACCAATTTTACAGTGATGACAAAATTTTGGCAACTTTGTTAGCAATACATTTTGCATAAAACCACCAAAATTAGTTTTAATCCATAGTTTGTGCGGGATTTTCTTTGCTAAATCGATTTTAATGAGCACTCTTGCACATAATCCATTCTCAAAATTCAGTGTAACCTCATCTACCTTTAATGAATATCCAAATGCTTTGTTGATGGTAAAAAGTGTCTGCTCATCCCTATATTTCAAACTCAGACCAGGGTAATGGACCCAAACCATTGCAGAAGATGTTCGATGTAGTTCTGGACGAAAATTCGGTATCCAATTACGAATCCATAAAGTTTGATTGAAAACCTCACAATTCCCAGCTTTGATGTAATTTTAATCTCTCTCATTATCAAGTTTGATTGTGAAAAACCTTTCCCCAATGGCATAATCTTGCATTGACCAACTAATTTCCACTAAGATTTCAGATTTGATAAAGCATCGGTAAATTTCATTCGAAGTAAATCAAGACGTCCAATCGACGAAAATTTCCACACATCACATCTATCTTCAGTACTATTAACTAGTTTTTGAAGGACTTTCTTCAACTGCGTTATTAAGATCCACAACTGATGGATTTATTTctgagttttgatttttttttccataaaaaataagataaaaccctAGCTAGAACCGAAATAACCAACTAACAATTAATGAACACCAATCATTTGGGATTTTTGGTCGGAATTTCACCTGAATTAATGATGAAGAACGCTGAATTCAACGCttgaaaacgaaaaaaaaaagagactgaGTTGGTCGCCCGATTTGCAGAGCACGACTCACCTTGATTTCAGGTCCACATACAGACTAAACTGTTCAACAGTTGATGATCCTAACCTTCTTCAATGAAGAACTTAATCAGAACTCATATTTGAATAGTCATCATAAAGCAATAAATATCAAAACCAGTATTAAATACAATAGAGACAAAGAAAAATTGAGTTCATTGAGTTAAATACCTCAACAAAACCGATCTAATGAGTACTGATGCATTTCAACCTGTTAAGACCAAAAATTCGCATCATCGTAAGAGGAAGATGAATAGAAAAAATTTGTAACCATTTTTTATATGGAACCAGCAGAGTCGTGATAGTACATTTCTTGATTCGCATGGTCCTACTGTTGAGTTCAAAGCTCTGGTACTTTCTGGTGATTATCTTGGTTGCTGCGTGGAAACACAAAACAAATAGAAAATATTGCCTAATCTAGTTAGTATTTCCATTTCTCAATCACAATTCCATAATATAACGAACAACTTTTACGATTAGAACAATAACCTcatttcacaagaaaaataacaacccTCATAACACGTACGCACTCTCATAACATGAAAGCACCCGAAAGTAAAGAAAGTCAGAATTTGAGGTTAACATATAAATTATAGATTTGTGAGTCAAAATGGCGTGTCGGTTGTTTTGAGTTATTTTTTCGGAAATGATATATTGACCGACACTTTTATCCCGAGAAATACCGCCACTCACAGGTGCACTGGCCCCACTTTACCCCATTTATGATCTCGATATTTAGAACGTTACCATAGCCGTCCATTTCCTTCGGGACAAATTTTTCGGGAGAAGTCGTCGGTAGATGTAGAATCTCCCTTATTTGTTGACCGCTTTAAGTGTGAGCAGGACCCACCAGATTTTCGTCATGGTTCAAAACTACGGTGACTTTGTTCTCTTACTGTAACCGATTATATCAAATTGGCGGTAACGTAAGTGTGAATGTACGTCTTTTGGCGGTTCCGATTACTTTATCAATAAATTAGAGCTGGTCAAATAGACATAGACAATAGCGCTCTTGTGTTCTTATATGAAAGTCATCTTGGTATCCAAAGACATCATTCCTTAGGAATATATAAGGATAAATTTTGGGTCATGTATTGGGTAAACTCTATGTATAATTCCTACCAAAGGAATAATTTTGATGTTTTAGTTTATTCATTTTTATGGTGCAAACACTTCCAATGTGACCAAAATGATGTATGCTTTTACCAGTAAGATTTTGCTGCCAAAGTAGTTAATATAAAGGGTAAAATATTTGAAGGATTACGGGTGACAAAGTTACTTGTATATCCTAAttacgttttaatgatttgtccACAGACGTCATCTTTTCAAGTAATTAGGTGAAACATTCTCTATTAAGAGTTATTTTGGTACCCAAAGTTGTCAAACTTATGGTATGGATAATACATATATATGACAAGTTGAAATTTATGTTGTGTTTCTTTGGTTGCATGCACTTGGATATTGACAATATGGGTTGGATGTTGATGTCATCTAACCGCATTGATTTAACCAATAAAGTGGGTTATTAAAATTGATGCTTGATGAATGGTAAACTCAATAAGATGTGTGGTTAATG
Above is a genomic segment from Papaver somniferum cultivar HN1 chromosome 10, ASM357369v1, whole genome shotgun sequence containing:
- the LOC113315472 gene encoding uncharacterized protein LOC113315472, whose protein sequence is MKISDANPLNKELLDNLVKAENNLNSKEVQLSTMVKLKSRTKWVKEGSANTRFFHTNLKFNEVDISDSLLEVIPKAITTDDQAMLDAVPSNEEIKQILFEMDPHSSPQQECQVLIKYGFSDTWCKWLSTLFESAKVSVMINGGPNGFFSVGRGLRQGDPLSPILFVFMEDVLSRNICKMVAEGKINPMSKKKNIQKLMKLLEEYQKSSGEVINRSKSKLFVDGTTAARTMQIKIMMQMEVSTLPDKYLGVISQSG